A stretch of Fundicoccus culcitae DNA encodes these proteins:
- a CDS encoding sugar O-acetyltransferase has translation MRERMLDGKLFLDNCQGLDGERMAAKKRMAAFNRLSPDDYDQIRAMKAEIFGQETDVFIEQPFYFTYGRNITVGKGTYINYNCNFIDDGKITIGDGVLFGANVTIATVGHPINPRYRKFMYTDAVVIEDNCWIGAGVMINPGVTIGENSVIGSGSVVTRDIPANSVAVGNPCRVVREINADDMRYYYRDRLIDDEELKTVEKTNQTT, from the coding sequence ATGAGGGAACGAATGTTGGATGGGAAGTTGTTTTTGGATAATTGTCAGGGGTTGGATGGGGAGCGGATGGCGGCGAAGAAGCGGATGGCGGCGTTTAATCGACTGAGTCCGGATGATTATGACCAAATTCGTGCGATGAAAGCAGAGATATTTGGTCAAGAAACGGATGTTTTTATTGAGCAGCCTTTTTATTTTACTTATGGGCGTAACATTACGGTTGGCAAGGGGACTTATATTAATTACAATTGTAATTTTATTGATGATGGGAAGATTACGATTGGGGACGGCGTTTTGTTTGGGGCGAATGTGACGATTGCGACAGTTGGGCATCCGATTAATCCGCGTTATCGAAAATTTATGTATACTGATGCCGTTGTCATTGAGGATAATTGTTGGATTGGGGCTGGGGTGATGATTAATCCCGGGGTGACGATTGGGGAAAATTCGGTAATTGGGTCAGGCAGTGTTGTGACGCGGGACATTCCTGCAAATAGTGTGGCCGTTGGCAATCCGTGCCGCGTGGTTCGTGAGATTAATGCCGATGATATGCGTTATTATTACCGTGACCGCTTAATTGATGATGAAGAGTTAAAAACCGTTGAAAAGACAAATCAAACAACCTAA